The Bacillus tuaregi genome has a segment encoding these proteins:
- a CDS encoding transposase, giving the protein MVIKMPREARTKSKTGIYHIIWRGANRQEIFHDNMDWIQFLDILKKYKIRCHLVIYSWCLMGNHAHLLIKEGSEDISNTMKRIGISYAKYYNWRYITTGHLFQDRFKSENVETISYLLKVVRYIHQNPVNAGIVNCAEEWKWSSCRGYYGKSIYPSNMLDYQLILMKFSSNLFKARVRFKEFNERKNNDKCLDEPMNGKRLSDEQARLEIKKRLGTVEIAQVKSLPKLERNEVLRKVKEIDGLSLRQIARIFGVSLSLVFRA; this is encoded by the coding sequence ATGGTGATTAAGATGCCGCGTGAAGCAAGAACAAAAAGTAAAACAGGAATTTACCACATTATTTGGAGAGGTGCGAATAGACAAGAAATCTTTCATGATAATATGGATTGGATCCAATTTCTTGATATCCTCAAAAAGTATAAAATAAGATGTCATCTGGTGATTTATTCCTGGTGCTTGATGGGTAATCATGCTCATCTCCTTATAAAAGAGGGAAGTGAGGATATTTCCAATACAATGAAACGTATCGGAATAAGTTATGCCAAGTATTACAACTGGAGGTATATCACAACGGGTCATCTTTTTCAGGATCGGTTCAAAAGTGAAAATGTTGAAACAATAAGCTATTTATTAAAGGTAGTCAGATATATTCATCAGAATCCGGTCAATGCAGGAATCGTCAATTGCGCGGAGGAATGGAAATGGAGCAGTTGTAGAGGATACTACGGGAAGTCTATTTATCCGAGTAATATGTTGGACTATCAGTTGATTTTAATGAAGTTTTCCAGCAATTTATTTAAAGCTAGAGTAAGATTTAAGGAATTTAATGAAAGGAAAAATAATGATAAGTGTTTAGATGAGCCAATGAATGGAAAAAGATTATCTGATGAACAAGCAAGATTAGAAATCAAGAAGCGGCTTGGTACGGTTGAAATTGCGCAGGTGAAGAGCTTGCCTAAATTGGAAAGAAATGAAGTGTTAAGGAAAGTCAAAGAGATTGATGGTCTGTCATTAAGACAGATTGCAAGGATTTTTGGGGTTTCCTTGAGCTTGGTTTTTAGGGCTTAG
- a CDS encoding YifB family Mg chelatase-like AAA ATPase, giving the protein MTAKIPSIGLKGLEGYHVQVQVQVVEGKESMVIVGLPDTSVKESKERVLSALHSLDCVMTEQKVVVNLSPSEQKKNSPFFDLAIAIGILKERGEFKEPIPQDSVFLGALSLDGTVEKVEGMLPALMAAKSIGFKKVYIPYDPLIPFDMFEGLECIVIQHINDVLQHLSGQGSLPLVPILHSTVASPCTFEYPRDFCDIIGHEQAKQALEIAAAGKHNVLMSGPPGCGKSLLAETFPSILPPLTSEEQLEVMSLYQLSKERLVIPQIAPFRNPHHSASAISIIGGGTSPKPGEISLAHQGTLFLDEMAEFPKKTLDMLRQPLESGKVTISRAQSTVTYPSSFILIAAMNPCPCGFLGSNSRYCTCTPKQVQSYKNRISGPIYDRIDILLFLQSVNLDQPSKNCPSSARFRKRVEQARERQYERYQGQVCNAQVPFEKLTATSPLKEHQLNMIRQVSTKRQWSNRVQIKIIRLARTISDLEGSCDITDESIWQAIHLRREEHLKEKVVAETVAGCLKDGD; this is encoded by the coding sequence ATGACGGCCAAAATACCAAGCATTGGTTTAAAGGGACTTGAAGGCTACCATGTTCAGGTTCAGGTCCAAGTTGTTGAAGGAAAGGAATCCATGGTTATCGTTGGTTTGCCGGATACTTCAGTAAAGGAATCGAAAGAAAGAGTCCTTTCAGCCTTGCATTCATTAGATTGTGTTATGACAGAGCAGAAAGTGGTTGTGAATTTATCGCCATCAGAACAAAAGAAAAACAGTCCTTTTTTCGACCTGGCCATAGCCATTGGAATTTTGAAGGAGAGAGGTGAGTTTAAGGAACCGATCCCGCAAGATTCTGTATTTCTTGGCGCTCTTAGTCTAGACGGAACGGTAGAAAAGGTGGAAGGGATGCTGCCAGCGCTCATGGCAGCCAAATCCATAGGCTTTAAGAAGGTTTATATACCTTATGACCCTTTGATCCCGTTTGACATGTTCGAAGGTCTGGAATGTATCGTCATTCAACATATCAATGACGTATTGCAGCATCTTTCGGGACAAGGGTCTCTTCCACTTGTGCCCATCCTGCATTCAACGGTAGCCTCTCCCTGCACATTTGAATATCCAAGAGATTTTTGCGATATCATCGGTCATGAACAGGCAAAGCAAGCATTGGAAATTGCAGCTGCCGGCAAACATAATGTCTTAATGAGTGGTCCGCCAGGCTGTGGCAAAAGTCTTCTTGCTGAAACCTTTCCATCGATTTTACCTCCTTTAACATCAGAGGAACAGCTAGAAGTCATGAGTCTGTACCAATTATCGAAGGAGAGACTCGTCATCCCGCAAATAGCTCCTTTTCGAAATCCCCATCATTCTGCCTCGGCCATTTCCATTATAGGCGGCGGAACTAGTCCAAAACCCGGAGAAATTTCACTTGCCCATCAAGGTACTTTGTTCCTCGATGAGATGGCAGAGTTCCCGAAGAAAACATTAGACATGTTAAGGCAGCCTTTGGAATCAGGGAAAGTCACGATTAGCAGGGCACAGTCAACAGTCACCTACCCATCTTCCTTTATTCTCATCGCAGCCATGAATCCCTGTCCCTGCGGATTTCTTGGATCAAATTCCCGCTATTGTACCTGTACCCCCAAACAAGTCCAGTCCTATAAAAATAGAATCTCCGGTCCCATTTATGATCGGATAGATATTTTGCTATTTTTGCAATCAGTGAATCTAGATCAACCGTCGAAAAACTGTCCAAGTTCCGCGAGATTTAGAAAGAGGGTGGAACAGGCTCGGGAAAGGCAATATGAACGATATCAAGGGCAAGTATGCAATGCACAGGTTCCTTTTGAAAAATTAACCGCAACAAGTCCATTGAAGGAACATCAATTGAACATGATTAGACAAGTTTCAACCAAACGACAATGGAGCAATCGTGTTCAAATTAAAATTATTCGTCTGGCAAGAACCATATCTGATCTAGAGGGAAGTTGTGACATTACAGATGAATCGATTTGGCAAGCAATCCATTTGCGACGGGAAGAGCACCTTAAAGAGAAGGTCGTAGCAGAAACCGTAGCTGGATGCCTGAAAGATGGTGATTAA